In Cotesia glomerata isolate CgM1 linkage group LG3, MPM_Cglom_v2.3, whole genome shotgun sequence, one genomic interval encodes:
- the LOC123260986 gene encoding 60S ribosomal protein L28, whose amino-acid sequence MSSHLNWMIIRNNNAFLLKKRNISKPFSTEPNNLTNLSSYRYSGLVHRKTVGIVDTPDKKGFTVVYKKPKAATKPAKATIRRTMKAGARRSLYKLKNLLSCNKYRRDLIKPALRRASAVLRSQKPLPAKKTRAPKKAD is encoded by the exons ATGTCGTCGCATTTAAACTGGATGATCATCCGTAACAACAATGCTTTTCTTCTCAAGAAGAGAAACATCAGCAAGCCCTTCTCaacg gaGCCAAACAACTTGACAAACTTGAGCAGCTACCGCTACTCAGGTCTGGTCCACCGCAAAACCGTTGGAATTGTGGACACCCCAGACAAGAAAGGTTTCACGGTAGTTTACAAGAAGCCAAAGGCTGCCACCAAGCCCGCTAAAGCTACCATCAGACGGACAATGAAAGCCGGAGCTCGTCGTTCTCTCTACAAGTTAAAGAACTTGTTATCATGCAATAAATACCGTCGTGATCTTATTAAG CCAGCTCTTCGTCGTGCAAGTGCTGTCCTCCGATCGCAGAAACCACTCCCGGCTAAGAAGACCCGTGCTCCTAAAAAAGCTGATTAA